Proteins encoded in a region of the Streptomyces sp. NBC_00310 genome:
- a CDS encoding tetratricopeptide repeat protein, translating to MTVRSEAGPNSTARPNSATRPNSAARPVSVLVTVTRGETAVSVDGTPVVAHEHRGLTRAVQERLWRLTRSRAGRPSLTRFDPATSRTTPVSTASRYAVHALGIAIGEAFFGGPAGEAVARALDGSGPEQPVWIGIAVSVPEFAGIPWETVLLPGAPTPLAMSPRVRFYRAPTGRPGPVHEPAGADGLRILAAFADPLDDLEGPALDLEADARRIVGAVEAGVRQRHIDVEMIDGPDTLTEIRRAIRRRPCDILHLSCHARADALLLEDGRGRTRPVTARDLADAFPADGAPRLVVLAGCSTGAGRPSDGPARTSADHEERLTGLAAELVAAGVRCVLAMTAAVSDSYAAAFCAEVYAVLGRPRPRDGVADVQAVLDAVAEARHRLEKRRPEDHGSPTDLCEWPTPALFLGVPPLPAKPRPTPRDTVLRPGPATPPNPRRDVQPVARRAVLRHLMRLWDDGGAGLVVHGLAGVGKSTLVTQFLQRLAPRAEDVVRIGGAADASVLAGARRRVAEAPPGGAPLIVVVDDVETEPEPGHPYARCVDPLLARQLADWADRPDRCRLIITGRHRLRLPTRTGRATATFHLGPLSPAESRLLIGRLPGLSRLPDKAVPLILTEIGGHPAGLGLLDALVRGAAPVLPGLDARLSDWLAAEGRSRAAARSRGLGAAIRSTRRLLARDTGADRLLRDLTPAQYTALVSLSVHRHPVHPDDLAASPGTGTAPTRETLAVLESQGLLSSTAATDADTDTDTEPSYFVCRWLATLLTGSEPPDRLAAAHERAAHHWLEIQRQKGDTPRIVRDLTESRHHFRQAGLIDDAFAMTAALVDRLRPTGAFTEMERLARESLEWTPLTDHATAVLHDALGCAAQDTGRFTEARGHRERALELFTRAGLDQEAATADIELGTLEEAMGEYPAAKERYERALVAFTGFDDLEEVKRARHYLGSVAIFTGDTAAARGHYEALLDLEASRPDEESPAGTAAALHQLGVVEHNCGRLDEADGHYRRALAVHEQLGDRTAMASGYLQLALLAREQGDLAEATALCRRAMRIGDEVGDVAGTAAGEHLLGMIAADAGEPEQARAHYERALAFLTLAGDRAAVGTVHHQLGVLAQGTGDIDRARDLYLRALTVAEECGDRYGAGRSRHQLGLLAAIEDDAAGAVSWHQQALETFEAIEDHDGQARALSALSERERLGGSPETAFGLALRGFVAGLECGPQTPVATMALYELSDVARDLGDPRFRELLSASVESSAADALVEAVRTAHELGDQG from the coding sequence ATGACAGTGAGGTCCGAGGCCGGCCCGAACTCCACCGCACGACCGAACTCCGCCACGCGACCGAACTCCGCTGCGCGACCGGTCTCCGTCCTGGTGACCGTGACCCGCGGGGAGACGGCCGTGTCGGTCGACGGCACCCCCGTCGTCGCCCATGAGCATCGCGGGCTCACCCGCGCCGTGCAGGAGCGACTGTGGAGGCTCACCCGGTCCCGGGCCGGGCGCCCGTCGCTGACCAGGTTCGATCCGGCCACGAGCAGGACCACCCCCGTGTCCACCGCGTCCCGGTACGCCGTGCACGCGTTGGGCATCGCGATCGGAGAGGCGTTCTTCGGCGGGCCGGCCGGCGAAGCCGTCGCCCGCGCGCTGGACGGGAGCGGTCCCGAGCAGCCCGTGTGGATCGGAATCGCCGTGTCCGTACCGGAGTTCGCCGGGATTCCGTGGGAGACCGTGCTGCTGCCCGGGGCACCGACACCGCTCGCGATGTCGCCCCGGGTCCGGTTCTACCGCGCGCCGACGGGCCGGCCGGGGCCCGTCCACGAACCCGCCGGGGCGGACGGCCTGCGGATCCTGGCCGCCTTCGCGGACCCGCTCGACGACCTGGAGGGGCCCGCGTTGGACCTGGAGGCGGACGCACGGCGGATCGTCGGCGCCGTCGAGGCCGGGGTGCGGCAACGGCACATCGACGTCGAGATGATCGACGGGCCCGACACGCTCACCGAGATCCGGCGGGCGATCCGGCGCAGGCCCTGCGACATCCTGCACCTGTCGTGCCATGCGCGAGCGGACGCACTGCTGCTGGAGGACGGCCGGGGCCGCACCCGCCCGGTCACCGCGCGGGACCTGGCCGACGCCTTCCCGGCCGACGGCGCGCCCCGGCTCGTGGTGCTGGCGGGCTGCTCCACGGGAGCCGGACGTCCCTCGGACGGCCCGGCACGGACCTCGGCCGACCACGAGGAACGGCTCACCGGACTCGCCGCCGAGCTCGTCGCGGCCGGCGTACGGTGCGTACTGGCCATGACCGCGGCGGTGAGCGACAGTTACGCCGCCGCCTTCTGCGCCGAGGTGTACGCCGTCCTCGGCCGACCGCGCCCGCGGGACGGCGTCGCGGACGTACAGGCCGTCCTCGACGCCGTCGCCGAGGCCCGGCATCGGCTGGAGAAGCGGCGCCCGGAGGACCACGGCAGCCCGACCGACCTGTGCGAATGGCCGACTCCGGCCCTGTTCCTCGGCGTGCCGCCCCTCCCCGCGAAACCCCGGCCGACGCCCCGGGACACCGTGCTTCGCCCCGGGCCGGCGACGCCCCCGAACCCACGGCGGGACGTACAGCCGGTGGCCCGCCGTGCCGTCCTGCGTCATCTGATGCGGCTCTGGGACGACGGCGGTGCGGGGCTGGTCGTGCACGGGCTCGCCGGGGTGGGCAAGTCGACGCTCGTCACGCAGTTCCTCCAGCGCCTCGCGCCCCGTGCCGAGGACGTGGTGCGGATCGGGGGTGCGGCGGACGCGTCCGTCCTGGCCGGGGCGCGCCGGCGGGTGGCCGAGGCCCCGCCCGGCGGGGCGCCGCTGATCGTGGTCGTCGACGACGTGGAGACCGAACCGGAACCCGGCCACCCGTACGCCCGGTGCGTCGACCCCCTGCTGGCCCGGCAGTTGGCCGACTGGGCCGACCGGCCGGACCGGTGCCGTCTGATCATCACCGGTCGGCACCGGCTGCGGCTGCCGACACGGACCGGCCGCGCGACGGCGACTTTCCACCTCGGCCCCTTGTCACCGGCCGAGTCGAGGCTCCTCATCGGCCGACTGCCCGGCCTGAGCCGGCTCCCCGACAAGGCCGTGCCGCTGATCCTCACCGAGATCGGCGGCCACCCCGCCGGCCTCGGCCTCCTGGACGCGCTGGTGCGCGGCGCCGCGCCGGTCCTTCCCGGGCTGGACGCCCGGCTGTCCGACTGGCTGGCCGCCGAGGGCCGTTCCCGCGCGGCGGCCCGTTCCCGCGGACTGGGTGCCGCGATCCGCTCGACGCGCCGGCTCCTGGCCCGCGACACCGGGGCGGACAGACTGCTGAGGGACCTCACGCCCGCGCAGTACACGGCCCTCGTCTCGCTCTCGGTCCACCGTCACCCCGTACATCCGGACGACCTCGCGGCCTCCCCCGGGACCGGAACCGCCCCGACACGCGAGACGCTCGCGGTACTGGAGAGCCAGGGCCTGCTGTCGTCCACCGCCGCCACCGACGCGGACACAGACACAGACACCGAACCGTCCTACTTCGTCTGCCGTTGGCTGGCCACGCTGCTCACCGGGTCCGAGCCGCCGGATCGGCTGGCCGCGGCCCATGAGCGGGCCGCACACCACTGGCTGGAGATCCAGCGGCAGAAGGGCGACACCCCCAGGATCGTGCGCGATCTGACCGAGAGCAGACACCACTTCCGGCAAGCGGGCCTGATCGACGACGCGTTCGCGATGACCGCCGCGTTGGTCGACCGGCTGCGGCCCACAGGCGCCTTCACCGAGATGGAGCGTCTGGCGCGGGAATCCCTGGAGTGGACACCGCTGACGGACCACGCCACCGCCGTCCTGCACGACGCGTTGGGCTGCGCCGCCCAGGACACCGGACGTTTCACCGAGGCCAGGGGCCATCGGGAGCGGGCACTTGAGCTGTTCACCCGAGCCGGTCTCGACCAGGAGGCCGCGACCGCCGACATCGAACTGGGCACGCTGGAAGAGGCGATGGGAGAGTACCCGGCCGCCAAGGAGCGCTACGAACGTGCGCTGGTGGCCTTCACCGGGTTCGACGACCTGGAGGAGGTGAAGCGCGCTCGGCATTATCTGGGCAGTGTGGCGATCTTCACGGGGGACACGGCCGCGGCCCGAGGGCACTACGAGGCGCTTCTCGACCTGGAGGCCTCCCGGCCCGACGAGGAGAGCCCGGCGGGTACGGCCGCCGCCCTGCACCAACTCGGCGTGGTGGAACACAACTGCGGCCGACTGGACGAGGCCGACGGCCACTACCGGCGCGCGCTGGCCGTGCACGAACAGCTCGGCGACCGGACGGCGATGGCCTCCGGCTACCTCCAACTCGCGCTGCTGGCACGGGAACAGGGCGACCTCGCGGAGGCGACCGCACTGTGCCGGCGCGCCATGCGCATCGGCGACGAGGTGGGCGACGTGGCCGGAACCGCGGCCGGTGAACACCTGCTGGGAATGATCGCCGCCGACGCCGGCGAACCCGAGCAGGCACGGGCCCACTACGAACGGGCACTGGCCTTTCTGACCCTGGCGGGCGACCGCGCGGCGGTGGGCACCGTCCACCACCAACTGGGCGTACTGGCTCAGGGCACGGGCGACATCGACCGGGCCCGGGACCTGTACCTACGGGCCCTCACCGTCGCCGAGGAGTGCGGGGACCGGTACGGCGCGGGCCGTTCCCGCCACCAGCTCGGACTGCTGGCCGCCATCGAGGACGACGCGGCCGGTGCGGTGTCCTGGCATCAACAGGCCCTGGAGACCTTCGAGGCGATCGAGGACCATGACGGCCAGGCGAGGGCCCTGTCCGCGCTCAGTGAACGGGAGCGGCTCGGGGGAAGCCCCGAGACCGCCTTCGGCCTGGCCCTGCGCGGTTTCGTCGCGGGGCTGGAGTGCGGACCGCAGACACCGGTGGCCACGATGGCGCTGTACGAACTCTCGGATGTGGCACGGGACTTGGGGGACCCCCGGTTCCGGGAACTGCTCTCGGCGTCGGTCGAGTCCTCGGCGGCGGACGCTCTCGTCGAAGCCGTGCGCACGGCACACGAACTCGGCGACCAGGGCTGA
- a CDS encoding tetratricopeptide repeat protein, with the protein MSQEHKREARTGAPVNHRLSVRNADVTLWAGERAVAHAPRTAPHFPLVETARAVARLHERSREALDPERIAEAVQLTDRMGQLLAERAGNAVCRALSDAARDAVQRGETLSLALDVEPGPLAGLPWETLLLPGASAPLALHPVIRPFRTGPGDAVPPRVAAPGTARPLRLVALLAGPSSAHTPQEGLLDLEAETARLAAAVTGSATPVDLRLLSSGSLDALAAALKEAPADLVHIVCHARPGHLRLETVDGAPAPVTAEDLYRVVSAAGPPPLLVLAGCSTASARRLPGQDGGGTAFLPGMAEQLAASGIPAVVAMSAPVRDVYAGELTAAFYTGLAAGSGPLQALHSARVALEGTRQETGGDAALPEWHIPVLYAAARTAPVSDVRTGETGDVRDARHSRRSPATTPAVRPPLALPLGTFVGRRPQLRIAARALGTDGAGLVVHGVGGGGKSAFVGELLRFHAADRPVALVRGRTDVEEILHAITAVLPGAVDGTGPLTEARRPWRDRLRELARAAADPDTPAPVLVLDEFEANLAPGTGGAGGLTDPELGAFLEAWADLDTRTHVLVTSRHPLPPARQGAARLPHLALPPLTSAETDLLRLRLPQTRRLPRSEWHRFKEAVGGHPRAYGYLDALLGRTSVTDTDLAHRLQRLTGGIDATRARVAGRTRSALREALRITAADTLLGELVATLDAGSRTLLTYAAVHRSPVPQRAFTDAEDVADALDELVSAGLLAPDGVGRDGEPLWSVHRWTAAELAALDARSARSGHERAAIHWADVLDRQTLPQRERVHAGFEAIDHHEACDRPAEAAQVAQRVCRLLHAVGHWTAEEQLCRRVLDWVEPGSEQAAQAHRQLGLVARDRGLMHEAREHLERALTVSDAAGDLLGIAFAEHQLGSVLHELGDYADTERRYRRAFDVFQGLGLNRDAAASRYQLAMLDEYRGNAARARAGYEEALAAFERAGDTGAVVACLRSLAYVAQDAHDVTTAMAHCRTAAGLCRDTGDEMQEMEIRNQVGTLHVVAGELDEAHTEFDAALRIATARGATEEIARSHQHLGICAERQGSLDIAEDHVRAALDLNTQLRRVVGQAQCLTRLATLDRKRGRPLAGLAKAREALALFRRTDETRDRPDTYRVIGDCFQDLGRPAAAARYHSRGPREPAGTPLTAG; encoded by the coding sequence GTGAGCCAAGAGCACAAGCGCGAAGCGCGTACCGGTGCCCCGGTGAACCACCGTCTGTCCGTACGGAACGCGGACGTCACCCTGTGGGCCGGCGAGAGGGCCGTCGCCCACGCGCCGCGAACGGCCCCGCACTTCCCGCTGGTGGAGACGGCACGGGCCGTGGCCCGGCTCCATGAGCGGTCACGAGAGGCCCTGGACCCCGAACGGATCGCAGAGGCCGTCCAGTTGACCGACCGGATGGGGCAGCTGCTCGCCGAACGGGCCGGGAACGCCGTGTGCCGGGCCCTGTCCGACGCTGCGCGGGACGCGGTCCAGCGGGGAGAGACGCTGTCGCTCGCGCTGGACGTCGAGCCGGGACCGCTCGCCGGACTGCCCTGGGAGACGCTGCTCCTGCCCGGCGCATCGGCCCCCCTCGCCCTGCACCCCGTCATCCGCCCTTTTCGCACCGGCCCCGGCGACGCGGTCCCCCCTCGGGTGGCCGCCCCGGGCACGGCGCGCCCGCTGCGGCTGGTGGCGCTGCTGGCCGGTCCCTCCTCCGCGCACACGCCACAGGAGGGGCTGCTCGACCTGGAGGCCGAGACGGCCCGCCTGGCTGCCGCGGTGACCGGCTCCGCCACCCCGGTCGACCTGCGGCTGCTCAGCTCCGGCAGCCTGGACGCTCTCGCCGCGGCCCTGAAGGAAGCGCCCGCGGACCTCGTCCACATCGTCTGCCATGCCCGCCCGGGACACCTCCGGCTGGAGACCGTCGACGGGGCTCCGGCCCCGGTCACGGCCGAAGACCTGTACCGCGTGGTGTCCGCGGCCGGTCCGCCGCCGCTGTTGGTCCTGGCCGGCTGCTCGACGGCCTCCGCGCGACGCCTGCCGGGCCAGGACGGCGGCGGCACGGCCTTCCTGCCCGGAATGGCCGAGCAGCTGGCCGCCTCCGGAATACCCGCGGTCGTCGCCATGTCCGCACCAGTCCGGGACGTGTACGCCGGCGAGCTGACAGCCGCCTTCTACACCGGCCTCGCCGCCGGGAGCGGCCCGCTCCAAGCCCTGCACTCCGCACGGGTCGCCCTTGAGGGGACCCGGCAGGAGACGGGTGGTGACGCCGCCCTTCCCGAGTGGCACATCCCAGTCCTGTACGCCGCCGCCCGCACGGCGCCCGTGTCCGACGTACGGACCGGAGAGACGGGGGACGTCCGGGACGCACGGCACAGCCGCAGGAGCCCGGCGACGACGCCTGCCGTACGGCCGCCGCTGGCCCTGCCCCTCGGCACGTTCGTGGGGCGCCGGCCCCAGCTGCGGATCGCCGCGCGCGCCCTGGGGACGGACGGGGCGGGGCTGGTCGTCCACGGCGTCGGCGGAGGCGGAAAGTCCGCCTTCGTCGGGGAGTTGCTGCGCTTCCACGCGGCCGACCGTCCCGTCGCGCTGGTGCGGGGCAGGACGGATGTCGAGGAGATCCTGCACGCGATCACGGCCGTGCTGCCCGGGGCGGTGGACGGGACCGGCCCCCTCACCGAGGCCCGACGACCGTGGCGGGACCGGCTGCGCGAACTCGCCCGCGCGGCGGCCGACCCCGACACCCCGGCGCCCGTCCTGGTGCTGGACGAGTTCGAGGCCAACCTCGCCCCCGGCACGGGCGGGGCCGGCGGCCTCACCGACCCGGAACTCGGCGCGTTCCTGGAGGCGTGGGCGGACCTCGACACGAGGACCCACGTACTCGTCACCTCCCGCCACCCACTCCCGCCCGCACGACAAGGCGCGGCACGGCTGCCGCACCTGGCCCTGCCACCGCTGACGTCGGCCGAGACGGACCTGCTCCGCCTCAGACTCCCGCAGACCCGGCGGCTGCCGCGGAGCGAATGGCACCGGTTCAAAGAAGCCGTGGGCGGCCATCCCCGCGCCTACGGCTATCTGGACGCCCTGCTCGGACGGACCTCCGTCACCGACACCGATCTGGCTCACCGGCTCCAGCGGCTGACCGGCGGCATCGACGCCACCCGGGCCCGGGTCGCGGGGCGTACGCGCAGCGCCCTGCGGGAGGCGTTACGGATCACCGCCGCCGACACCCTGCTCGGCGAACTCGTCGCCACCCTCGACGCCGGTTCCCGGACCCTGCTCACGTACGCGGCGGTCCACCGCTCGCCCGTACCGCAGCGGGCGTTCACGGACGCCGAGGACGTCGCGGACGCCCTCGACGAGCTGGTCTCCGCCGGTCTCCTGGCCCCGGACGGCGTCGGACGGGACGGCGAGCCCCTGTGGTCGGTACACCGCTGGACCGCGGCCGAACTCGCCGCGCTGGACGCCCGGTCGGCACGCTCCGGCCACGAACGGGCCGCGATCCACTGGGCGGACGTCCTCGACCGGCAGACACTGCCCCAACGGGAACGCGTCCACGCCGGGTTCGAGGCGATCGACCACCACGAGGCCTGCGACCGGCCCGCGGAAGCCGCGCAGGTGGCCCAGCGCGTGTGCCGGCTGCTGCACGCGGTGGGTCACTGGACCGCCGAGGAACAGCTGTGCCGGCGCGTGCTGGACTGGGTCGAACCCGGCTCCGAGCAGGCGGCACAGGCCCATCGACAGCTCGGTCTGGTCGCCCGCGACCGGGGACTGATGCACGAGGCACGGGAACACCTGGAGCGTGCGCTGACGGTGAGCGACGCGGCCGGTGACCTCCTGGGGATCGCCTTCGCCGAGCACCAGCTCGGCTCGGTGCTCCACGAACTCGGCGACTACGCCGACACCGAGAGACGCTACCGCCGGGCCTTCGACGTGTTCCAGGGTCTCGGGCTCAACCGGGACGCCGCCGCGTCCCGCTACCAACTGGCCATGCTGGACGAGTACCGAGGGAACGCGGCCCGGGCCCGGGCCGGCTACGAAGAGGCCCTGGCGGCCTTCGAACGGGCCGGCGACACCGGTGCCGTCGTCGCCTGTCTGCGCAGCCTGGCCTACGTCGCCCAGGACGCCCACGACGTGACCACCGCGATGGCGCACTGCCGCACGGCGGCCGGCCTGTGCCGGGACACCGGCGACGAGATGCAGGAGATGGAGATCCGCAACCAGGTCGGCACCCTGCACGTGGTCGCCGGCGAACTCGACGAAGCCCACACCGAATTCGACGCGGCGCTGCGCATCGCCACCGCTCGCGGCGCCACCGAGGAGATCGCCCGTTCCCACCAGCACCTGGGCATCTGCGCGGAGCGTCAAGGCTCTCTCGACATCGCGGAGGACCATGTGCGGGCCGCGCTGGACCTCAACACGCAACTGCGCAGGGTGGTCGGCCAGGCGCAGTGTCTGACCCGGCTCGCCACCCTCGACCGCAAACGCGGCCGTCCGCTCGCGGGGCTGGCCAAAGCCCGGGAGGCGCTCGCCCTGTTCCGCCGCACCGACGAGACACGCGACCGGCCCGACACCTATCGCGTCATCGGCGACTGCTTCCAGGACCTGGGCCGTCCCGCGGCGGCCGCCCGCTACCACTCCCGCGGCCCCCGGGAACCCGCGGGAACGCCGCTCACAGCCGGATGA
- a CDS encoding ribosomal maturation YjgA family protein codes for MPFIPGTDDTAVEPARIRLAAAGAAVVTVGAGLGLRAVASGSLAKYGGDALYTVLLLALVVLVAPRVTPLTAAGSALAVSWGVEFVQLSGVTAELARNSAVARLVLGSTFNPPDLFWYAVGAAAGWLVHTALDRYPARRRTGPG; via the coding sequence GTGCCCTTCATCCCCGGAACCGATGACACCGCCGTCGAACCGGCACGGATCCGTCTCGCGGCGGCCGGGGCCGCGGTGGTGACCGTCGGCGCGGGGCTGGGGCTCCGGGCGGTGGCCTCGGGAAGCCTGGCCAAATACGGCGGAGACGCGCTGTACACCGTCCTGTTGCTCGCCCTCGTCGTGCTGGTGGCGCCACGAGTGACGCCCCTGACGGCCGCCGGTAGCGCACTGGCCGTCAGTTGGGGGGTCGAGTTCGTTCAACTCAGCGGGGTGACCGCGGAGCTCGCCCGGAACAGCGCCGTCGCCCGCCTCGTGCTCGGCTCCACCTTCAACCCACCCGACCTGTTCTGGTACGCGGTCGGTGCGGCAGCGGGCTGGCTCGTCCACACCGCGCTGGACCGCTACCCGGCACGTCGGCGTACCGGGCCCGGTTGA
- a CDS encoding pyridoxamine 5'-phosphate oxidase family protein: MVQNDAFRALDRQECVSLLAKVQVGRVVYTRQALPAVLPVNFALDTDGSVLLCTSATSDLVRAIDGVVVAFEGDEFDPATRSGWSVVVTGRAAVVTDPAEHERLSRSGPTSWMPMRDEVFVRIAAEMVTGRELVGARAAL, translated from the coding sequence ATGGTTCAGAACGATGCTTTTCGCGCTCTCGACCGGCAGGAGTGCGTCAGTCTGCTGGCCAAGGTGCAGGTCGGCCGGGTGGTGTACACCCGACAGGCGTTGCCCGCGGTCCTGCCGGTCAATTTCGCCCTCGACACCGATGGCTCCGTCCTGCTGTGCACGTCGGCGACGTCCGACCTCGTGCGCGCGATCGACGGTGTCGTGGTCGCTTTCGAGGGGGACGAGTTCGACCCGGCCACCCGTTCCGGCTGGAGCGTCGTCGTCACCGGGCGGGCCGCCGTGGTGACCGACCCGGCCGAGCACGAACGTCTCTCCCGCAGCGGCCCCACCTCCTGGATGCCGATGCGGGACGAAGTCTTCGTGCGGATCGCCGCCGAGATGGTCACCGGACGCGAACTCGTCGGGGCACGAGCCGCCCTGTGA
- a CDS encoding response regulator transcription factor, producing MPEPRTYTEQNPIRVFLLDDHEVVRRGLADLLDSEPDISVIGDAGTVAHALVRGPALRPDVAVLDVRLPDGDGISVCRELRSQMPELACLMLTSFDDEEALLDAIMAGASGYVLKQIKGSDLVSAVRTVASGQSMLDPATTARLMRSLRAEPVSAPAVPSELASLSPRERDILALIGEGLTNREIGKKLFLSEKTVKNHISRLLAKLGVQRRVQAAVLASHLDQPETDEHRRR from the coding sequence ATGCCTGAGCCGCGTACGTACACCGAGCAGAACCCGATCCGCGTGTTTCTGCTGGACGATCACGAGGTCGTCCGCCGGGGTCTGGCCGACCTGCTGGACTCCGAGCCGGACATCTCGGTGATCGGCGACGCCGGCACCGTCGCGCACGCGCTCGTACGAGGTCCGGCGCTGCGCCCCGACGTCGCCGTCCTCGACGTGCGCCTGCCGGACGGAGACGGCATCTCGGTCTGCCGTGAGCTGCGCAGCCAGATGCCGGAGCTGGCCTGTCTGATGCTGACCTCGTTCGACGACGAGGAGGCCCTGCTCGACGCGATCATGGCCGGCGCCTCCGGCTACGTTCTCAAGCAGATCAAGGGCTCCGACCTCGTCTCGGCGGTACGCACGGTCGCCTCGGGCCAGTCGATGCTGGACCCCGCGACCACGGCCCGCCTGATGCGCTCGCTGCGCGCCGAACCCGTCAGCGCCCCCGCCGTACCGTCCGAGCTGGCGAGCCTGTCCCCGCGCGAGAGGGACATCCTGGCGCTGATCGGCGAAGGCCTCACCAACCGCGAGATCGGCAAGAAGCTCTTCCTCTCCGAGAAGACCGTCAAGAACCACATCTCCCGCCTGCTCGCCAAGCTGGGCGTCCAGCGCCGCGTCCAGGCCGCGGTCCTCGCGTCCCACCTGGATCAACCGGAGACGGACGAGCATCGCAGGAGGTAA
- a CDS encoding CBS domain-containing protein: MHGTPHIVSDVMTHTVAAVGRGATFKEIVRLMQDWKISALPVIEGEGRVVGVVSEADLLPKEEFRDSDPDRYTQLRRLGDLAKAGGVTAEDVMTSPALTVRPDATLAQAARTMARAKVKRLPVVDAVGMLEGVVSRSDLLKVFLRTDEEITEEVRREIVSYLFPAPGSSVRVEVRDGVVKLVGRVRDTSLVPVAARLVRAVEGVVDVRFDVTRPGGPATAAASADPAEEVRPA; this comes from the coding sequence ATGCACGGCACCCCGCACATCGTCAGCGATGTCATGACCCACACGGTCGCCGCGGTCGGTCGCGGGGCGACCTTCAAGGAGATCGTGCGGCTCATGCAGGACTGGAAGATCAGCGCCCTGCCCGTCATCGAGGGCGAGGGCCGTGTCGTCGGCGTCGTCTCCGAGGCGGACCTCCTGCCCAAGGAGGAGTTCCGCGACAGCGACCCCGACCGGTATACGCAACTGCGCCGCCTGGGCGATCTGGCGAAGGCGGGCGGGGTGACCGCCGAGGACGTCATGACCTCTCCCGCGCTCACCGTGCGCCCGGACGCCACGCTCGCCCAAGCGGCCCGCACCATGGCCCGGGCCAAGGTCAAGCGGCTCCCGGTGGTCGATGCCGTGGGGATGCTCGAAGGCGTCGTCAGCCGTTCCGACCTGCTCAAGGTCTTCCTCCGCACCGATGAGGAGATCACCGAGGAGGTCCGCCGCGAGATCGTGTCCTACCTGTTCCCCGCACCGGGCTCGTCCGTGCGCGTGGAGGTGCGGGACGGCGTCGTGAAGCTCGTCGGCCGGGTCCGTGACACCTCGCTGGTGCCGGTGGCGGCGCGGCTGGTGCGGGCCGTCGAGGGGGTCGTGGATGTGCGGTTCGACGTCACACGGCCCGGCGGACCGGCCACGGCGGCGGCGTCCGCGGACCCGGCCGAGGAGGTCCGCCCTGCATGA
- a CDS encoding cyclic nucleotide-binding domain-containing protein, whose amino-acid sequence MNAPPTPSMLRALTAEHRQRLMRLARDVSIPQGTRLFEEGGHADRFWIIRTGTIELDMRVPGRRAAVIESLGHNELVGWSWLFPPHAWQMGAEATTPIRAYEFDAVAVRSMCRDDPALGNDVSQWVGQVLAHRLRSARTRLLDLYAPYGAGNAI is encoded by the coding sequence ATGAACGCTCCCCCCACCCCCAGCATGTTGCGCGCACTGACGGCCGAGCACCGTCAGCGGCTCATGCGTCTGGCCAGGGATGTGTCCATCCCCCAGGGAACGCGTCTGTTCGAGGAAGGCGGACACGCCGACCGCTTCTGGATCATCCGCACCGGCACGATCGAGCTCGACATGCGGGTGCCGGGCCGGCGGGCGGCGGTCATCGAGAGTCTCGGGCACAACGAACTGGTCGGCTGGTCCTGGCTCTTCCCACCCCACGCCTGGCAGATGGGAGCCGAGGCGACGACTCCGATCCGGGCCTACGAGTTCGACGCCGTCGCCGTCCGGTCCATGTGCCGGGACGACCCGGCCCTGGGCAATGACGTCAGCCAGTGGGTGGGCCAGGTGCTGGCGCACCGTCTGCGCTCGGCCCGGACCCGACTGCTCGACCTGTACGCCCCCTACGGCGCCGGCAATGCCATCTGA